The nucleotide sequence CCCCAGCAAGTCTCAAGCAATTTCCGGTAGTTAGGAATTGCGCTTATGATCATCTCTCCTCGTGAATATGCCTCGGCAATCTTGCGGTTATCGGGTATTTCCAGAATCACTTCGATTTTTTCTCTCTGACAATATTCCTTCACATCATCATTACCGACATCAGACCGGTTGATGGCCACCGCAAACGGTATGCCGAGTACCCTGACCATCCCCACGGCAAGCTGCAGATCATTAAGACCAAAGGGTGTCGGTTCCGTAACAAGAATAACAAAATCCGAATCCTTAACGGCTTCGATAACGGGGCAGGATGTTCCCGGTGGACAATCAATGATAACAACTTCGCTTTCCCTTCCTGCCACTTTGACCGCATGGATGACCGCCGGGGACATAAGCTCCCCGATCTTAAGCCGTCCATGAATAAACCGGAAGCCGTCAGCCCTGCCTTCCTCCACAACTCCGACTTCCCTGCCTATTTCAGTAATCGCACCCTCAGGACAAAACATTGCGCATCCACCACAACCATGGCATAGTTCTGGAAATATCAACACCTTCCCCTTGACAACGGCGATTGCGCCATATTGGCAGACTTCCGCGCAGACACCGCATCCCGTGCATTTCTCCTCGTCTACCTCCGGCAGCGGTGTGGTAACTGTTGTAGAGGATTCTAATCTGGGCTTAATAAAGATGTGACAATTGGGTTCTTCTACATCGCAATCCAGCAGTTGTACTGTTTTCCCCATATCGGTAAGGACGAGAGCAAGGTTTGTCGCTATCGTTGTCTTTCCCGTTCCGCCCTTCCCGCTCGCGATCGCTATTTTCACAGTGGGTTACTCCTTTCAATATGCCGATTACGAATCACCGTTCTTTATTTTTTCCTGTCGATTTTTTCAATTTGTTCTTGAATTTTTTTGAGCTGCTCCTGGAGCATGCGGGCCTGCTCTTCGAG is from Syntrophales bacterium and encodes:
- a CDS encoding ATP-binding protein, which produces MKIAIASGKGGTGKTTIATNLALVLTDMGKTVQLLDCDVEEPNCHIFIKPRLESSTTVTTPLPEVDEEKCTGCGVCAEVCQYGAIAVVKGKVLIFPELCHGCGGCAMFCPEGAITEIGREVGVVEEGRADGFRFIHGRLKIGELMSPAVIHAVKVAGRESEVVIIDCPPGTSCPVIEAVKDSDFVILVTEPTPFGLNDLQLAVGMVRVLGIPFAVAINRSDVGNDDVKEYCQREKIEVILEIPDNRKIAEAYSRGEMIISAIPNYRKLLETCWGRIIDIHRKFQLKVSP